One window from the genome of Candidatus Omnitrophota bacterium encodes:
- a CDS encoding electron transfer flavoprotein subunit alpha, whose translation MDDAKIKILMEKCTGCTLCVRACPFGALKVENKKAVIDLSKCNLCGACVDSCKFSAIVLKKSAVAKKDLSAYKNVWVFCEQKKGVIQTISYELLGEGKKLSKKLGGKLCAVLLGDKVESKVGDLELRGADKIYLVDAPELKNYQDDPYTKVLVELVKEYKPEVLLCGATTIGRSLISRVAITIDAGLTADCTGLDIDEKERLLLQTRPAFGGNIMATIVSPNHRPQMATVRHKVMKEPELDKSNKAEVIKKSYSGDILTSRTNIIDMVEELEETINLAEADIIVSGGRGMGGPDNFGVLKELAKVIGGAVGSSRAAVDAGWMPYSHQVGQTGKTVCPKLYIACGISGQIQHLIGMQSSKVIVAINKDPDAPIFKVATYGIVGDILEVVPALTKEFRKLLKK comes from the coding sequence ATGGATGATGCGAAGATAAAAATACTTATGGAGAAATGCACAGGTTGCACACTTTGTGTACGCGCCTGTCCATTTGGCGCGCTGAAGGTCGAAAATAAGAAAGCGGTAATAGACCTGTCAAAATGCAATCTTTGCGGCGCATGCGTCGATTCATGTAAATTCAGCGCGATAGTTCTGAAAAAAAGTGCGGTTGCAAAGAAAGATCTAAGCGCCTATAAGAATGTGTGGGTATTCTGCGAGCAGAAGAAGGGTGTTATACAGACAATATCCTATGAACTTCTTGGTGAAGGAAAAAAATTATCGAAAAAGTTAGGCGGGAAGTTATGCGCGGTACTTCTCGGAGATAAGGTAGAGTCAAAAGTAGGCGATCTTGAGTTGCGCGGGGCCGATAAGATATATTTGGTAGACGCGCCTGAATTGAAAAATTATCAGGACGATCCTTATACAAAAGTATTGGTTGAGCTGGTGAAAGAATACAAACCGGAAGTTTTACTTTGTGGAGCCACAACTATAGGGAGGAGTCTCATATCGCGTGTAGCTATAACGATAGACGCGGGCCTTACGGCGGATTGCACAGGGCTCGATATAGACGAGAAGGAAAGGCTACTGCTTCAGACCCGTCCGGCGTTTGGCGGAAATATTATGGCGACTATAGTAAGCCCGAATCACAGGCCGCAGATGGCAACAGTGCGTCATAAGGTCATGAAGGAACCCGAACTCGACAAATCTAACAAGGCGGAAGTGATAAAGAAAAGCTATTCAGGCGATATTCTTACTTCAAGAACCAATATAATAGATATGGTAGAAGAGTTGGAAGAGACCATTAATCTCGCGGAGGCGGATATAATAGTTTCGGGTGGAAGGGGCATGGGCGGCCCGGATAATTTTGGCGTTTTAAAAGAGCTTGCCAAAGTTATAGGCGGCGCTGTAGGCTCCTCGCGCGCTGCGGTTGATGCCGGATGGATGCCGTATTCACATCAGGTAGGGCAGACGGGCAAGACGGTGTGCCCGAAGCTTTATATAGCCTGCGGCATAAGCGGCCAGATTCAGCATCTCATAGGAATGCAGTCCTCAAAGGTCATCGTCGCCATAAATAAAGATCCAGACGCTCCAATATTCAAAGTCGCCACATACGGCATAGTGGGCGACATCTTAGAAGTAGTCCCAGCGCTCACCAAAGAATTCCGAAAGCTGCTGAAAAAGTAA
- a CDS encoding electron transfer flavoprotein subunit beta/FixA family protein, which yields MNIIVCIKQVPNTTDVRIDPVKNTLIREGVESVINPFDTYAIEEAIRLKERFGGKITVITMGPPQAETALREAISLGCDEGILVSDRKFAGSDTWATSYTLSCAIKKIGVFDIILCGKQASDGDTAQVGPGISTHLGIPQVTYVKKIEDIKDNKAKVERMMEEGYDVVQTPIPCLFTVVKEINTPRLPSLKGMMRSKSAKITQWTAVDINADPKNIGLDGSPTRVVRIFTPPPRQGGQILKGDTADITGKLAELLKDVVI from the coding sequence ATGAATATAATTGTCTGCATAAAACAGGTACCTAATACTACCGACGTAAGGATAGACCCTGTCAAGAATACTCTTATACGTGAAGGCGTTGAAAGCGTAATAAACCCTTTCGATACTTATGCTATAGAGGAAGCCATACGCTTAAAGGAGAGATTTGGCGGCAAAATAACCGTTATTACCATGGGCCCGCCGCAGGCTGAAACGGCACTGCGCGAAGCGATATCGCTCGGCTGTGACGAAGGTATATTGGTAAGCGACAGGAAATTCGCCGGTTCCGATACGTGGGCGACGAGCTACACACTTTCATGCGCCATAAAGAAGATAGGCGTCTTCGATATTATATTATGCGGCAAGCAGGCATCGGACGGGGATACCGCGCAGGTAGGGCCCGGCATTTCTACGCATCTTGGCATACCGCAGGTAACTTATGTAAAGAAGATAGAGGACATTAAAGACAATAAGGCAAAAGTGGAAAGAATGATGGAAGAAGGCTACGATGTTGTCCAGACGCCTATTCCTTGCCTGTTCACAGTAGTAAAAGAGATAAACACTCCAAGATTACCGTCATTGAAAGGCATGATGAGATCGAAATCTGCCAAAATTACGCAGTGGACAGCCGTAGACATAAATGCCGATCCAAAAAATATAGGACTTGATGGATCTCCTACGAGGGTAGTGAGGATATTCACTCCGCCACCCAGACAGGGTGGCCAGATTTTAAAGGGCGACACAGCCGATATCACCGGCAAGCTCGCGGAATTATTAAAGGATGTAGTAATTTAA